One part of the Chryseobacterium mulctrae genome encodes these proteins:
- a CDS encoding spondin domain-containing protein translates to MKKNILKLATLSLGFMTIFGLSSCDDDDMMMESSMEKTITFENIVAPKDFVESGSFQGTNTPVIMPGESVSVKFSAGKAQSLMFATMYGASKDWFFASKQPGIKLFDANGNAITGDVSSEVLLWDNGTKDNTTGTAQSNPIAQVPGVTASQLVKLNLSYDIMKSEFTLMITNTSGGTANATPLSPGVWAVSNYNGSQLLNSAPFFTPNALSNPEITDIAQMGDITKMVMKLNANTEIMTGLSPALVVVYSGNQNPIYQLGQLDSGNGLKEVSQTGNVMKLQNSLKSMSNVKGVYIAGSAPVAPGSKMMTNFSYTTGDKIAYVTMFGFSNDWFYANEQSIDANTKGDLTSKTALFDSGTGVNQYPGAGNRQALFGGTPQAESIVISKVGTQYPIPAVQNVLKVTVN, encoded by the coding sequence ATGAAAAAAAACATTTTAAAACTAGCAACACTTAGCCTTGGGTTTATGACAATTTTCGGACTTTCATCTTGTGATGATGACGATATGATGATGGAAAGCTCTATGGAAAAAACAATTACGTTTGAAAATATTGTCGCTCCAAAAGATTTTGTAGAGAGTGGCAGCTTTCAGGGAACCAATACTCCTGTTATTATGCCCGGAGAATCTGTATCTGTTAAATTCAGCGCAGGAAAAGCACAGTCTTTAATGTTTGCAACCATGTATGGAGCTTCAAAAGATTGGTTCTTTGCTTCGAAGCAACCGGGAATAAAATTATTTGATGCTAACGGAAATGCCATTACAGGTGATGTTTCTTCAGAAGTTTTATTGTGGGACAACGGAACAAAAGACAACACAACAGGAACAGCTCAGAGCAATCCTATCGCTCAGGTTCCAGGTGTGACTGCCTCTCAATTGGTCAAGCTAAATCTTAGTTATGACATTATGAAATCTGAATTTACTTTAATGATAACAAATACTTCTGGAGGAACAGCTAATGCGACACCTTTATCTCCAGGAGTTTGGGCGGTTTCAAACTACAATGGTTCGCAATTGCTTAATTCGGCACCGTTTTTCACACCCAATGCATTATCAAATCCTGAAATTACAGATATAGCGCAAATGGGAGATATCACTAAAATGGTGATGAAACTTAATGCAAATACAGAAATAATGACTGGTCTTTCTCCAGCCTTGGTTGTAGTTTACAGCGGCAACCAAAATCCCATTTATCAATTAGGACAGTTGGATTCTGGTAATGGTTTAAAAGAAGTTTCTCAGACTGGAAATGTCATGAAACTTCAAAACAGCTTAAAATCTATGTCTAATGTAAAAGGAGTTTATATCGCAGGAAGTGCTCCTGTAGCGCCGGGAAGCAAAATGATGACCAATTTTTCTTATACAACAGGAGATAAAATAGCCTATGTAACGATGTTTGGTTTTTCTAATGACTGGTTTTATGCCAATGAACAAAGTATTGATGCAAATACCAAGGGAGATTTAACTTCAAAAACAGCTTTGTTTGATTCGGGAACGGGTGTTAATCAATATCCAGGGGCAGGAAATCGCCAGGCTTTATTTGGAGGAACTCCTCAAGCGGAAAGCATTGTTATTTCAAAAGTCGGAACACAATATCCTATACCTGCAGTACAAAATGTCTTAAAAGTGACCGTAAACTAA